The Cryptomeria japonica chromosome 6, Sugi_1.0, whole genome shotgun sequence genomic interval TTCAGGAggtagataaaatgttaaaggctaggattatatatcccatccatcattctacatggatagccaatattgttcatgttaggaagaaaaatggagaaatgaggatttgtgtagattttagaaatctgaatcaagtgagcctaaaagataactatccattaCCAACTATGGACCACATTTTGCAAACAATTTTAGGTTCTGAGATGACGTCCATGCTTAATGGATTTGTGGGTTATAATCAGATTAATATTCTGGAAggtgatcaacataagactgcctttATTATGCCCTGGGGTGCCTTTGCTTATAACAAAATGCCATTTGGTTTAATCAATGCACGAGCGACATTTCAACGAGCTATGGATTTGTCCTTTGGTCATTTGAAGGATAAGATAATTGTTGTGTATCTCAATGATTTAACCattttctcaaaaagaagaaaacaccaccTGAAGGACTTGAGATAAGTGCTACAGAGGTGTCGTGAGCATGGGGTGTCCCTAAAACCAAAAATGTCAGTGTTTGGGGTGACAAAGGCTAAATTTCTTGGCCATATTGTTTCTAAAGGAGTAAGAATAGATCCTAAAAGGGTAAAGGCAATTCAACAGCTAGGtctaccatcaaatagaaatgcaattagatccttctttggacaagTAAATTTTCAAAGGACATTCATCCTTGATTTTGCAGAGACTACCAGGTATATTGtaaatttgatgagtgaaaaacaaGCCTTTAAAATGGAATGAGGAAGGTAAGAAAGCGTCCGAATCAATAAAGAATGCTATTGGTCATGCGCTTGTTCTGGTTAATCGTGATTTTAAGAAGAATTTTGTTATCTATTGTTATGCCTCAGAGCATACTATGTCAAGAATTCTATTATAAAGGAATGAGGATAATGAAGAAGTCTCAATATATTTCATGAGTGTACTGttgaaaaagcatgaattgaaatattcattgatggaaaaacaagcatatgtGGTTGTAAAAGCCATAAAATAGTTCAGGTACTATATTCTCCATTCTCATGCAACTGTTTATGTGCCTCATTCTGCAGTCAAGAGAATATTGACACAACAGgatataggaatgaataatagagcctcatgggtgtcAAAGAGTCAAGAGTACAATTTATATATTAAGCCCACAAAATTGGTGAGAGGACATAGTCTATGCAAATTAATTGTCGAAAGTGaggaggaaatgatagaagaattgACATTAGTCTTGTTTGTCAGACTTCAGGATTTCTGATGTGCGGATGTTGCTTACTATTTGACCTATGGAGATTTCCCAATAcatatttcttcaaaagaaaagcaGAACTTAAGGTTAAAGGCTGCCAAATacatcatttttaatgatgtattatataaaAGGGGATTAGATGGAACTTTCTTATGCTGTGTAGATAAATCACTCCAAGAGTCACTGTTGAAAACCTTCcatgatgaagcctgtggtggCCATTTTTCATCAACAGTAACTTCTTACAAAATTTTGAGGGATTGCTATAATTGGCCAAGAATGTTCAAAGATGCGTATGCATGGGTGGCcaagtgtgagaaatgtaaattGTTCACTGGTAAGCCGCAGCTTGCAACATTACTACTCTAACCCGTGATTGTGGATGGACCCTCCAAATAATGAGGTTTGGATTTCATAGGTCCTTTGACACCTAATTCAAGTGCAGGGCATACACATATATTGACAATGatagaatattttactaaatgggttgaatcCATTCCGGTAAGGAAAACATCTTCGGAGGTTATTTGTAATTTTCTCAAAGAAAATATATTGGTACAATTTGGAGTTCTGCTAAAAATTGTGGCTGATAATGCCACTAATTTATCTTCTGTTGAGATTTCATTATTCTCCTATCATCATGGGATTTCCCTTGCTCACTCATCCGATTaatatcctcaagggaatggtcaggtgaaatccaacaacaaaaatctaataaatattatgaagaagttggtgagCAAAAATTTCAAAGATTGACATATAAAATTGTATGAAGCTCTTTGTGCTGATCCTACATCACCAAAATAGgctattgggatgtcaccatttgaattagTCTATGGTGTAGGAGCTCAGGTAGCACTTCCTCTGGAACTTGCAGCTACCAAGTTAAAGACTGTCATCAAGGATGCCTACTTTCAAGATTCTTTGGAAAAACGgatcatgcatttgatgaggattgatgagGAAAGAGACAAGTTGGTAGATCAGATAATAGAGCATCAGATGAGGGTAAAGAAAATATTTGATAAGTGGGCAAGGCCACGGAAATTCATGTTGGGTGATCAGGTCTTACTTTGGGATagaagaagggaaccaaaaggaGAACATATGAAATTCAAATCGCTATGGAAGGGACCATTCATGATTCAGGAGGTAAAAGGTCCTAACTCTTTTAGAGTTGCATATCGAGATGGAACTGTTCTTCCCCTGACCTATAATGGCCAGGATTTGAAATTATACCAATTGTAAACGAGAGTCCCTCATAGTTTTGTATATATTTTTGGCTTGATTAGTTTGTAGTGTCTTTTCTATTGTTTGTGTCTGTTTTGGTCTTTAAATAAAGTCTTCTTGTGAAACCAAAGACCTTGGAGTTCATATCTAGTTCCCTTACAATCCTAACCCCCTATTAGAGATGATGTTATCCCCCGTACAATTTTCCATTGTGAATTTTCAATCTTGCGGGTTGCCTTATAGTATCTTTATTTCTTTCGGGTCTTTTGTACTCCTTCATTTTGAACCTAAGACATTGAACTCTTaatagttcaaaggttcaaggttcaaggtgcaTTTTAGAAAAAGGTCATTAGCGGTCTTTGTCTCCACTAAAGCAAGCATGTTATTGTTGTGCATTTTGAACTTTGAATCCATGAACCAATTGGCTAATCcattcaaggttcaaaatgtcttttgtgagtcGCGGCTATGTGATATTCCTTAACAAGAAGATGTCAATATGTGTTAAGTCAGTTTtgaatttgaaccttgaaccaattgtcatttcagttcaatggttcaaaggttcaaagttCTTTCTTGATACTCATGATTATTGCTCATTCCTGGTATTGTCTTGTGCCACTAGTTCATTGTTGTACTTTCcgattgaacttgaactattgaactgTTCATGAGATGGTTTAGGGTTCATAAGTTTCACTTGAAAACTTATTTTAAGGCTTTTGTTAATATTGAAAGTGGCATGGCATGAAGGAATATTTTGAGCATCTAATAGTTTAAAATTTTTAACATGGAAAGAAATCATGAGAGCACCAACTATTTGTGCGGAAGTGATAAATTATTTAGGTGTCATATTTTTAGTCATTTCACTGTTACTTTACACGCATAAGTGAATTATTATTAAGTGTGTGTGGTTTTCCTGATATTTTCTCGTCTGATCAAAAGGAATATATGAATTCATCTCCATAATTTGTAAGGGTTACAACTTCTATAATTGAGGAAATTGGAGGCACTGAAGGTAAATTCAACTCTGATTTCCTATGAAGGTTTCTAGTTTCATGGTCGTAACTTGTACGTTCAAATGATTCCCCTATGCTATATTTCTTTAGTTCTTAAGATTTATCAGTGTAGGAAGAAAATATTTAGCTTGTTGGAGTAAAACTCTACCATGTTTTAATATTGCTTGGCTAGAAatatagataggcagtatgaggaTGGTATTGTCGAAGCTTGGCTGGACCTCGTGTCTAGTGATCATGTTACCAGAGCTAGAAGATACTTCCTTGGCTCACGCTGATTtaggggatttcctagaaagaatgAAGAACCCTCAAACtagttcaatgatggagaaaatagtgaaaagtggTCTTGTTGAAACCGTTGCATTTCCGCTTGTTGCACCATGTCCAAATTTGGTGATtgcttgcatgaataggtatgatgtagAGAATAGATTTATAAGAACCAATAATGGCCAGCTGCTAATTAGTATCAACAGAGAAAATATAATGGCGGTGATGGGAATCCATCCCAAGGAATTATATGAGGATTGGAATATTTGGACCTCATACGAATACTTCTCAGAGAAAAAGAGTATGTACAGGAGTATAATTCCTAGGAATTGGCTCCTACAAGTTCAAAAAGCAGGGTCATGGCTACAAAAGCCCTTGACTAGAGAGCACTTCATTAGAGAAGTGCGAGACATTGTGATACTTTTGAATAGGCTGaagggaaattcacactccttttactaGGAacattggatgtatttttacatttaggTGTTGTTATCTGATGACAAATATCTTGACTGGGCTCAGGTTATTGCCGAGAGACTTCATGAAGGCTTGAGTAACTTTGTGggaatgtttggtttttatatgtcctcttacCTTTTCTACATATTAGCTTGTACAAGAGATTGGCCTAGTTTTCTAAGTGAATCATGGGTGGATTGCATGAAGGTATATGATTATTATCCTTTGTTACAACAACAAAAGCATGTAGAGAGAATTGATAGATGGAATTGTGCCTTCGCAAgaaaactttcttttgagatcCAAGGTCAAATGAACAAGAGGATGTTAGATGAAGCAATGGAGTTTATAAGTATATATGGTAgattttttattcaatttcctaggttcacctACCTTCGGGTAGGTGGTTTCTAAGGTcaaccattcaagctacctaggtatgcctttgaCAGCTATGTGCTTATAGAGGTGAGCAAGCAACTAGCTTACAGTGATAAAAGGTTGGGAGAAAAAGGTGAATCTGGAGTTGTCTTCactattgaacttggatactacaaCTGCAAATCTATATCTGATGCTctaaatttggaattggaatttaaaAAGATGAACTTGCAGCTTTATGTTGCGAGACGTAGGTTTGATAGTAGAGGTTATGCCATTGAAAATCTAAATGTGGACAACCACGTTTGTCATgaacctcagttggaggattactaGGAGAATTGTAGTGACGAATATGAAGTAAGAAGAAGATTGTGGTTAAGGTTTACTCTATAGCAAATAATCACCATGAAGCTTTCTATCAATATATCCAGAGTGGAGGAGGATATAGGGGAAGATATTCTGGATCCTAAGTTCAACACAGAGGTTCAAGGAAAGCCAATCCTTGAGATTGATTAGAATCAAAAGGAAGATGACAATATTCAAGCCAGAACTTTTAATGTTGTAAGAAGAACTGAGAGATGGTTGAGAAATCAAAAGTTTAAAAAGGGATCACTCATATCCTcacatgaactaagagttgattcacacattttgactcaatctcccatttcctccattgatggaaTTGTTAATGTTGTAGGTGGTTAAAGGCCTATTGTTGAAAAATCCAACCTAGGAGGTCAAAGAGGTCACCACCAAGTTCTATAGCCGCCCGAGTAACTCGGTCCAGGAGTAAGAAAAAGAGTAAAGAGCCAATCTTGAGTCAGACTGTAGTGGACCTAGATCCTAGTGAAGAGGTAGAGGCAGTAATGGATCAACATGATTAAGGTGAGCCTGCGATGCACAAAATAGATATAAGTAAAGAAATAGAGCGAACTGGATCCCATGAAAACCCTGGTTATTGTCAATTTACCAGATACTCCTACATCTCCTCCACCCAAAGAACCTGCAAACACACCATGATGGTTGGAACCTACTATTGGGAAGAAACAAAGTGTAGTTCCAATTACAATCCCTATAGAAGGCATAGTCAGCAAATGACTTGGAAAGGTATCCAAGACAAAAAGTCTCAAGATGCAGACAATGCTTAAGGTGGATGAAGCAACAGATCACTGGATGGCTGAGATAGCCAAGCctattttgttggtattatggatgtgttgcatttgttttgtcattgatgtcaacacttatcaacacttatccttatggagatctttggttatgttcaccggcatgttcagtgacttatgcatagtcactggtatttggttcaccagcatgttcagtgacttgtgcacagtcaccggtatctggttcactggcaagttatattgttcactgacactgatgatgatctattatcatctagagattacttggttatgtcgaataaattgtttagacacttggttttggtgatttgattattggtacaattgagtttgcatatttgctgttaccgacaaataggtctaggttatggaccgacaagcattatctattccagatcaacaagACACATAATGGAGATGTTTTAttcattggttattattgtaaatgcattgagttgacatcatgcatcacatattgattcattcataactgatttaattgtaatatcttagtgatctgacctacacatttagtcttaggttttggtatatatgtaagatctcatttgtgagattatggtgTAGGgattgtgaaaaaggattgtaataaggtatatgtgaatagaAGTAgtgctatacatgtagacatcatttgaagattcaaggaaggtatgaagaagacaatcagagcttaaccattATTGAATCTagaatatgaagatgctattttgtgtagtacattagcattggatttaaccatccaattgtagtcagtgtgcctcccattttgttattgagtagtgagctctaggcagttggcctttctgcatgtgcagaccccatttgtacacacatactatctgcagtagtatcatctgactgtgggtaaggtttcccattgtgttttttccccttacagggtttccacatacaaataactgtgttatgtgttgtgtatgttatttgtcttttgtttcatgcattaaactttaccggtactattattaactactaaactatctaccaacattaagtttggtttaccggtattatgcattaagtttggttaagttatatttgggttgaaattaatagacaactgatttaaccccccctctcagttgcctctgggtcctaacaattggtatcagagcctagtcctctttttgcgaagtttaacaacttgaggagattctatggcaactaactatttcaggaaggatagtccgaagtttgatggaactaactatggtatatggaagttcagaatggagactcatctaaattggattggaaaagacatatgggatgttacaaagaatggctatgttagtcctacacaaagtcaacctaatacaccaaccttggctaaagatcaaggAATAattccaaagcaagagaagcacttttgagtgcattatcagatcaataaatcatgggattatcagactgatctactgctaaatctatttgggacaaattggagacattgaataaagatgataccactatcaagattgcaaaaatggaatgcttctgggtcaggtatgaaaatctgaaaatggaagaagatgaaaggatttatgcttttatggaaagagttaatgaaattgtttttggtatacaatgttgtggaggatccttaagtgaagatgaaattgtttcgaaagttttaagagcattgccaccggcatacaaaatgaaagtaactgctattaatgaattgagaacaatgcctaatgcatcaatatctagagatactttggttggaaaaatttcagcttttgaacttgaggaatttggtcctattgctacaattaagacagatttggttgtcaaagcttcatcatctggaacatcatcatcatcatcaggaagatctgattggaaagcctctatgctagagaacttgaagaaatgagaagagagaatgaataacttgaagagcttgaagcactatttgcaagaaaaatgcccaaaggtccagttggaagtaagtatgaaggtaaagcaccatttaaatgttttaactgcaataaaattggtcatatggcatctaggtgtcctgatagacatgcaatattgaaagaagaagctaaaagaacatacaagcctaaccctgaatatcaaagatacatatttaagaagaatagagacaaatcatgttactatgttgatgaaggagttattgatgattataATGAGGAATCggaagacaatggatgggcttttgttgcaataacaaaagattaactgacacctactattcaaccagtagagtaggccctggcagctaaaattgaagaaaaagatgaaaggatcattgattccagatgttcagatcatatgagtggtgataagactaaattcttaaccttttaggaatacaatggaggtctagtaagatttggagatgacaaagtttgtttgatcagaggaaaaggcactatatcttttgatggtaagcacaatactgataatgtttactatgttgaaggtttgaagcataatcttttgagtgttggtcaattagttgaaaaaggatttcaattacaattcaagaatggtaaatgtaaaatcatgaatagaactggtttggaaattacaaccggtaattagactagaggtaatatctttcatttgaataacaatgagaagacatggttgtttgcacatattgatgaaagctggttatggcataagagactttgtcatgtaaattttgattgcattgtgaaaatcagtacaactaaggcagtaagggatttacctaagattgttaaaccgcacaatccgatatgtaaggaatgtcaatttggaaagcaagttagagcaacttttaagagtattccagaaaaatccaataatgttcttgacttaattcatactgatttatgtggtccagcaagaactagaagtttacaagagagatattttatgctaatcattgatgattattctagaatgtgttgggttacttttctcagggagaaatcagaagcttttgggaaattcaaactattcaaggtcatggtagagaatgaaaccagcaagaaaaccaaatgtttgagatcagatcaagcaggtgaattcacatctaaggaatttaatacattctatgaagtgaatggaatcagaagacaattatcagcaccttgaacaccccagcaaaatggagttgtggaaaggaagaacataactatattggatgtagctagaagcatgatatcagaaactaacctacctcatgtgtattggagagaagtagtaaatacaactatttatacattcaacagagttcacatcaaaggtgaaaccggtaagacccctcatgaactaaggtttggtaatactcccactctaaaatatttcagaatatttagaagcaaatgttatattaggagagatgattatattggcaaattttctCCTAGAAGgtatgaaggaacatttcttggttattcatctaagggcaaggcatatagatgttttaataagagattgcaaaaaatcattaaaagtgcaaatgtgaaaattg includes:
- the LOC131876476 gene encoding uncharacterized protein LOC131876476, whose protein sequence is MSPFELVYGVGAQVALPLELAATKLKTVIKDAYFQDSLEKRIMHLMRIDEERDKLVDQIIEHQMRVKKIFDKWARPRKFMLGDQVLLWDRRREPKGEHMKFKSLWKGPFMIQEVKGPNSFRVAYRDGTVLPLTYNGQDLKLYQL